One window from the genome of Mucilaginibacter ginsenosidivorans encodes:
- a CDS encoding DUF3108 domain-containing protein: MKRIIILLITCLAGLFAYGQADTIRLQDKRLNTSVLKPGLNQYLVYFQNPKNKQTIRFWYWLRNIELKNRDGEKVFAITQHWYGSDSAAYRSIYSINKAEDFAPVYISLTIKGITKAYNWSRDKITGADSVANNAHKDFSLDFKVPNFNWDLDIETFEMLPLAANKTFAINFYDAGLNPPEYVIYKVTGSEVLATLDNQKVDCWKLFTEGTNGSTHYTQTFWISKKNHEFLKEEDQFNGMYRYKIKMPGAAPDLVSRFNN, translated from the coding sequence ATGAAAAGAATTATAATATTACTCATAACCTGTCTGGCCGGTTTATTTGCCTACGGGCAGGCCGATACGATCCGTTTACAGGATAAGCGCCTTAATACGTCTGTTCTTAAACCGGGGTTAAACCAGTACCTGGTATATTTTCAAAACCCCAAAAACAAGCAAACCATCAGGTTTTGGTACTGGCTTCGTAATATTGAATTGAAAAACCGCGACGGCGAAAAAGTCTTTGCCATTACGCAGCACTGGTATGGAAGCGACAGCGCAGCATACCGGAGTATTTACTCGATAAACAAAGCCGAAGACTTTGCACCGGTTTACATATCGCTGACCATTAAAGGTATAACCAAGGCTTACAACTGGAGCAGGGACAAAATAACCGGCGCCGATAGCGTGGCTAACAATGCCCATAAAGATTTCAGCCTTGATTTTAAGGTGCCTAATTTTAACTGGGATCTGGATATCGAGACATTTGAAATGCTGCCACTTGCCGCGAACAAAACTTTCGCGATCAATTTTTATGATGCAGGGCTTAACCCCCCGGAATATGTGATTTACAAAGTTACCGGGAGCGAGGTTCTGGCAACACTCGATAATCAAAAGGTTGATTGCTGGAAACTTTTTACCGAAGGAACCAATGGCAGTACCCATTACACGCAAACCTTTTGGATCAGCAAGAAAAATCATGAATTCCTGAAGGAAGAGGATCAGTTCAATGGTATGTACCGGTATAAGATAAAGATGCCCGGCGCTGCACCCGACCTGGTGTCGAGATTTAATAATTAA
- a CDS encoding 6-phosphogluconolactonase, with amino-acid sequence MQITRCTSVAELNELSSEYIINDLNSRPKSLFCTATGNSPTGIYRLLADKKDLIDPNGLSLLKLDEWYNLPMDHPASCEYYLQQYMILPLGIADENYTGFNAMAKDPGAECKRINDFIAAKGPIDICVLGIGLNGHIGFNEPADFLQPHAHLTVLSETSLNHNMIKSSGVDMKYGLTLGVADILQSKKIILPVFGKNKKDIMDRLFEGKISSQLPASVLWLHRDVTVFYCENDS; translated from the coding sequence ATGCAAATAACCCGTTGTACCAGCGTTGCTGAGCTAAATGAACTTTCTTCTGAATACATTATAAACGACCTGAACAGCAGGCCGAAGTCGCTGTTTTGTACTGCGACGGGCAATTCGCCTACTGGTATTTACCGGCTGCTTGCAGATAAGAAGGACCTTATCGACCCCAATGGACTCAGCTTGTTAAAGCTTGACGAATGGTATAACCTGCCTATGGACCACCCCGCCAGTTGCGAATATTACCTTCAGCAATATATGATCCTTCCATTGGGCATCGCGGATGAAAATTATACCGGCTTTAATGCTATGGCGAAGGACCCGGGGGCGGAATGCAAACGCATAAATGATTTTATAGCTGCTAAGGGGCCAATTGACATTTGTGTATTAGGAATAGGACTTAACGGCCATATCGGGTTTAACGAACCTGCAGATTTCCTGCAACCTCATGCGCACCTGACCGTGTTAAGCGAGACATCGCTAAATCACAATATGATCAAAAGCTCGGGCGTCGATATGAAATATGGCCTCACGCTTGGCGTGGCCGATATATTGCAATCAAAGAAGATCATCCTGCCGGTTTTCGGCAAAAACAAAAAGGATATTATGGACCGGCTTTTCGAAGGTAAAATAAGCTCACAACTGCCGGCCTCAGTTTTATGGCTGCACCGGGATGTGACGGTGTTTTATTGCGAGAACGATAGTTAA